In Kitasatospora sp. NA04385, a single genomic region encodes these proteins:
- a CDS encoding barstar family protein, with translation MTAVYVLDGTRVRTLEDFWRLMGEAINGPGGYFGRNLDAFADCLSGGFGQPDDDDYTVEWRDHEASREHLGYPETARQLELRLSRCHPTNRPAVSADLAAARDQRGPTVFDWLVQIFEDRAPDVLRLQ, from the coding sequence GTGACGGCGGTATACGTGTTGGATGGCACCCGGGTCAGGACGCTCGAAGACTTCTGGCGGCTCATGGGCGAAGCGATCAACGGCCCTGGAGGCTACTTCGGCAGGAACCTCGATGCCTTCGCTGACTGCCTCAGCGGTGGCTTCGGGCAGCCTGACGACGATGACTACACGGTCGAGTGGCGGGACCATGAGGCCTCTCGTGAGCATCTCGGATACCCGGAGACGGCTCGCCAGCTGGAACTTCGTCTCTCACGATGCCACCCCACGAATCGCCCTGCTGTCAGTGCGGACCTGGCTGCGGCACGTGATCAGCGCGGGCCGACTGTCTTCGACTGGCTGGTCCAGATCTTCGAGGATCGTGCTCCCGACGTCTTGCGGCTTCAGTAG
- a CDS encoding sporulation protein produces the protein MASTTRRAKPPNDALARMIDKCDGASHKSLAHRVNQLAVEAGLTTNYTHTSVANWCRRGMVPDWPVPRLLARAIGERLGRPVQLAEIGMADAQTPDAAVGLDFPRDPADAVRVATSFWSTVDRRDFLTRTGFAVSAFATPVTRWLVTPADDDAAHRGRGRVGAADLAELREAAADARRWDSKYGGGNWKANSVTACLQERAVPLLNGSFGDNVGRELFSVTAELSRLAGWTAFDVGQHDAAQRHFIQALRLARAGGDVELGCYVLTTMAMQTLLRGFPSEAIDMTQGAFQRAKSEAAPRVLAFTKLIEARAHARDNNARAASAALAASESLLDQARDGVGEPAWIDFYHHARLSADAAEIFRDLKNPKAALAWNAQAAAMQPGMFTRSVGMRLAIVGTAHLQDRDLDHGLKLGNQAVDVLARVQSTRALDYVREFNAALAPWRRETAVREFLNRTRTELGMAA, from the coding sequence GTGGCGTCGACCACCCGCCGGGCCAAGCCGCCGAACGACGCGCTGGCCCGGATGATCGACAAGTGCGACGGGGCCAGCCACAAATCGCTGGCCCACCGGGTGAACCAGCTCGCCGTTGAGGCCGGGCTGACCACCAACTACACGCACACCTCGGTCGCGAACTGGTGCCGCCGGGGCATGGTCCCCGACTGGCCGGTGCCCAGGCTGCTGGCCCGAGCGATCGGCGAACGACTGGGCCGGCCCGTGCAGTTGGCGGAGATCGGTATGGCGGATGCGCAGACACCCGACGCTGCAGTGGGGTTGGATTTCCCGCGAGATCCCGCCGACGCCGTGCGCGTCGCCACTTCGTTCTGGAGCACTGTGGACCGCCGCGACTTCCTCACCCGAACGGGCTTCGCCGTCTCCGCGTTCGCCACCCCGGTCACCCGCTGGCTGGTCACCCCCGCCGACGACGATGCCGCCCATCGCGGCCGCGGCCGGGTCGGCGCCGCCGACCTCGCCGAACTGCGGGAGGCCGCCGCCGACGCCCGGCGGTGGGACTCGAAGTACGGCGGCGGGAACTGGAAGGCCAACTCCGTCACCGCCTGCCTGCAAGAGCGGGCCGTGCCGCTGCTGAACGGCTCGTTCGGCGACAACGTGGGACGCGAGCTGTTCTCGGTGACCGCCGAACTCTCCCGCCTGGCCGGCTGGACCGCCTTCGACGTCGGCCAGCACGACGCCGCCCAGCGGCACTTCATCCAGGCCCTCCGCCTCGCGCGGGCCGGCGGCGACGTCGAGCTCGGCTGCTACGTCCTCACCACGATGGCGATGCAGACCCTCCTGAGGGGCTTCCCCAGCGAGGCCATCGACATGACCCAGGGCGCCTTCCAACGCGCCAAGAGTGAGGCCGCCCCGCGGGTGCTGGCCTTCACCAAGCTGATCGAGGCCCGGGCCCACGCCCGCGACAACAACGCCAGGGCCGCCTCGGCCGCCCTGGCCGCCTCCGAGAGCCTGCTCGACCAGGCCCGCGACGGCGTTGGGGAACCCGCCTGGATCGACTTCTATCACCACGCCCGGCTCTCCGCCGACGCCGCCGAGATCTTCCGCGACCTGAAGAACCCCAAGGCCGCCCTGGCCTGGAACGCCCAGGCCGCGGCCATGCAGCCCGGGATGTTCACCCGCTCGGTGGGCATGCGGCTGGCGATCGTCGGGACCGCCCACCTCCAGGACCGCGACCTGGACCACGGGCTCAAGCTCGGCAACCAGGCAGTGGACGTCCTTGCCCGCGTTCAGTCGACCCGCGCCCTGGACTATGTCCGCGAGTTCAATGCGGCCCTTGCACCGTGGCGCCGGGAAACGGCCGTACGGGAGTTCCTCAACCGCACCCGCACCGAACTCGGCATGGCGGCCTGA
- a CDS encoding asparagine synthetase B has translation MGIAQRHRGPDGTRHLISADGRAVLSMNTLLIVDPAARSGPYEDPASGVVLTFNGEIYNYRQVAAAWGIPLEPGESDAHLVLRAWAKMGPACLAALDGMFALAVYDPREGRLFLARDRLGEKPLYWRLDGGRLAFASEVTTLTGYGTAPLVVRPEMLSIETPAGVDTPFQGIQLLAPATLLAFDVATGSLAQQTWWALEGLEPWQGDYRTALARISTLLADRVPLRSPGSDFALLLSDGLDSSVLAYLMHPQVCITVRYPGQDRLDESATAAVVARDIGAELMVIEPTAQDFARALPEIMHALDYPMGNAPTFSAHMAYRAIAERGIRVVVGGLGPDEFLMGYVRHVLVLFGPQAVLGAGLESYRPLASKLLHPAGEPLEPAEAIVRLILRRQDPDGCLREVVADTLRRAKGDLARGLTLAGLATAWRPLVMTSDKLASVFALERRSPFPARDLVEFCYQLPIKHKIGDPAAGKRILRDAAKSLGLPREVWGSRDKLGFASPVPSWLSGPLEGWATAQISSALDQAPRSLRPLLAGGLRPGGRFDRTRMQSLMAASWFNDHPVAVI, from the coding sequence ATGGGGATCGCTCAGAGGCACCGCGGCCCCGACGGCACCCGGCACCTGATCTCGGCCGACGGCCGGGCGGTGCTGTCCATGAACACCCTGCTGATCGTCGACCCTGCCGCCCGGTCCGGCCCCTACGAGGACCCGGCCAGCGGCGTCGTCCTGACCTTCAACGGCGAGATCTACAACTACCGGCAGGTCGCCGCTGCCTGGGGCATCCCGCTGGAGCCCGGCGAGAGCGACGCCCACCTGGTGTTGCGGGCCTGGGCCAAGATGGGGCCGGCCTGCCTGGCCGCCTTGGACGGCATGTTCGCGCTGGCCGTCTATGACCCGCGCGAGGGCCGGCTGTTCCTCGCGCGGGACCGGCTCGGCGAGAAGCCGCTCTACTGGCGCCTGGACGGCGGGCGGCTCGCGTTCGCCTCCGAGGTCACCACGCTGACCGGCTACGGCACCGCCCCGCTGGTCGTCCGCCCGGAGATGCTGAGCATCGAAACGCCGGCCGGCGTCGACACCCCGTTCCAGGGCATCCAACTCCTCGCGCCGGCCACCTTGCTGGCCTTCGACGTCGCCACCGGTTCCCTGGCCCAGCAGACCTGGTGGGCGCTGGAGGGGCTTGAGCCCTGGCAGGGCGACTACCGCACCGCGCTCGCCCGTATCTCCACCCTGCTGGCCGACCGCGTCCCGCTGCGGTCACCCGGCTCCGACTTCGCGCTCCTGCTGTCGGACGGGCTCGACTCCTCCGTGCTGGCCTACTTGATGCACCCGCAGGTCTGCATCACGGTCCGCTACCCCGGCCAAGACCGCCTGGACGAGTCCGCGACCGCGGCCGTCGTCGCCCGCGACATCGGTGCCGAACTGATGGTGATCGAGCCGACCGCCCAGGACTTCGCCCGCGCACTGCCGGAGATCATGCACGCGCTGGACTACCCGATGGGCAACGCGCCCACGTTCTCCGCGCACATGGCCTACCGGGCGATCGCCGAGCGGGGCATCCGGGTCGTGGTGGGCGGGCTGGGGCCGGACGAGTTCCTGATGGGCTACGTCCGCCACGTGCTGGTCCTGTTCGGACCGCAGGCGGTGCTGGGCGCCGGGCTGGAGTCCTACCGGCCGCTGGCCTCCAAGCTCCTGCACCCGGCCGGTGAGCCGCTGGAGCCGGCTGAGGCGATCGTCCGGCTCATCCTGCGCAGGCAGGATCCGGACGGGTGCCTTCGCGAGGTCGTCGCCGACACGCTCCGGCGGGCGAAAGGTGACCTGGCCCGGGGGCTGACGCTCGCGGGCCTGGCCACGGCCTGGCGCCCGCTGGTCATGACCAGCGACAAGCTGGCCTCCGTGTTCGCGCTGGAGCGGCGCTCGCCGTTCCCGGCACGGGACCTGGTCGAGTTCTGCTACCAGCTGCCCATCAAGCACAAGATCGGCGATCCGGCGGCCGGGAAGCGGATCCTGCGGGACGCGGCGAAGTCCCTCGGCCTGCCGCGGGAGGTCTGGGGCAGCCGGGACAAGCTCGGTTTCGCCTCCCCGGTCCCGAGCTGGCTGAGCGGCCCACTGGAGGGTTGGGCGACCGCGCAGATCAGCTCCGCTCTCGACCAGGCCCCGCGTTCGCTGCGGCCGCTGCTGGCCGGCGGACTGAGGCCCGGCGGGCGGTTCGACCGGACCCGGATGCAGTCGCTCATGGCCGCGTCCTGGTTCAACGACCATCCGGTGGCGGTGATATGA
- a CDS encoding NUDIX domain-containing protein: MDSQTLPDEPSAAEPRGAEPRGAVAIITNRRGELLLHLRDDIAGIAWPDHWSLLGGGCDPGEDPAAAIVRELDEEAGLAVDGLAKLFETKDSVGSGQTITFFVGTWDGDESALPLAEGVKLQFFASEHLPVLTIPPFIRHGIHRYLAARPA, encoded by the coding sequence ATGGACTCCCAGACTCTCCCCGACGAGCCGTCCGCCGCCGAACCGCGCGGGGCCGAGCCGCGCGGGGCCGTCGCGATCATCACCAACCGGCGCGGCGAGCTCCTGCTGCACCTGCGCGACGACATCGCCGGCATCGCCTGGCCCGATCACTGGAGCCTGCTGGGCGGCGGCTGCGACCCCGGCGAGGACCCGGCCGCAGCGATCGTCCGCGAACTCGACGAAGAGGCGGGCTTGGCCGTCGACGGCCTGGCCAAGCTCTTCGAGACGAAGGACAGCGTCGGCTCCGGCCAGACCATCACCTTCTTCGTCGGCACCTGGGACGGCGACGAGAGCGCCCTGCCGCTCGCGGAGGGCGTCAAGCTCCAGTTCTTCGCCTCCGAGCACCTGCCCGTCCTGACCATCCCGCCGTTCATCCGCCACGGCATCCACCGCTACCTCGCCGCCCGGCCCGCCTGA